The genomic segment ACCTATTCAGGTTCATTGACTGGATCATGTGCCTGCCGAAAACAGAGGAAAGCTTGTTCTGGCAGGAGCTTGAGGTTTATGAAAAGGAGGGAAAAATGCCTTATGTAACAAGTGTGGAAAGAATTGGATTTTAAAGAGGGGTTCAGCAGGAGAGGATTCAAATCATCTCAAAACTAATTTCCAAAAAATTCAAATCAAAGGTAGAAAAGGAATTATCCTGAATAAAAAAATTGACTCCTGATGATCTTCTGGAATTAGCAGAATTAATCCTGGATTTTGAATCTTTGAATGAGGTTCATGAGTGGATTCAGAAACGGGTTAAGGCTTGATTTTGAATCAGGATGGTCAGGATTTATTCAGGATATTCAGGATAATTTTCATCTATCCTGGCTATCTTTTTCCATCCTGACCATCCTAATTCAAAAAGGAGGGTAAAATGCCGTATGTAACAAGTGTTGAAAGAATTGGGTTTGAAAGAGGAGTGCAGCAGGGAAGGTATCAAGAGGGGATTCAAATTATTTCAAAACTAATTTCTAAAAAATTCAAATCAAAGATAGAAAAAGAATTAGCCTGGATAAAAAAATTAACCTCTGATGATCTCCTGGAATTAAGCGAACTAATACTTGATTTTGAATCGTTACATGAAGTTCATGAATGGATTCAGAAACGGGTTAAGGCTTGATTTTGAATCAGGATGGGCAGAATTTATTCAGGATATTCAGGATAATTTTCATCTATCCTGGCTATCTTTTTCCATCCTGACCATCCTGATTCAAAAAGGAGGGAAAAATGCCTTATGTAACAAGTGTTGAAAGAATTGGATTTGAAAGGGGAATGCAGCAACAAAAAAATCTCATCTCAAAACTGATTTCTAAAAAATTCTTTAGTTTGCCCCCATGTAAGGGGGCGCTACCGTTTTAAAAATACAGGGCGCTCCCACACAATTTATGACCTTAACAAAGTTACAGCAGGAAATTAGAAAAAGTCCTGTTGTATTAAACGAATGGATCGGTTTAATCATGAATATCTTAAAAAAAAATATATGGCAGTCTCTTAAAGACCACCAGCAGATTATGGCTGAAAAACACATGAGAAACCTGTTTGCACAGGATACAAAGCGGTTTGAAAAGTTTTCTGTTAAAGCCTGCGGGATTTTTCTGGATTATTCCAAAAATATAATTATAGATGCAACAATGAAACTGCTTGCAGAATTTGCAGAAGCTTCGGAACTGAAAACAAAAATCCAGGACATGTTTTCAGGAAAAAAGATTAATATTACTGAAAACCGTGCAGTACTTCACACAGCCCTGAGAAACCGTTCCAATACCCCTGTAATGGTTGATGGAAAAGATGTAATGCCTGGTGTCAATGCTGTTCTTGAAAAAATGCGAGATTTCTGTCATCAGGTCAGAAATGGAAAATGGCTTGGATATACAGGCAGAAAAATCAAAGATATTGTTAATATCGGCATAGGCGGCTCTGATCTGGGTTCATTTATGGTATGTGAGGCATTAAAG from the Desulfonema limicola genome contains:
- a CDS encoding DUF4351 domain-containing protein; the protein is MPYVTSVERIGFERGVQQGRYQEGIQIISKLISKKFKSKIEKELAWIKKLTSDDLLELSELILDFESLHEVHEWIQKRVKA